From the genome of Streptomyces sp. NBC_01317, one region includes:
- a CDS encoding class I SAM-dependent methyltransferase: MFTPQGPTLRELAVQALSSIEHGYDLLAPKFDHTPFRTPERVLDAVTRAVRPLGPFRRGVDLCCGTGAGVGVLRQVCEERVTGVDFSAGMLAEAAARFGDDPRPGPAVGWVRADARALPFTSAFDLAVSFGAFGHFLPAERPGLFAQAHAALRPGGLFVFPVPAPPPVGSRLYWTLWGFDGVMRLRNLVRRPSFVMYYRTFPLPDVLADLTRAGFTTELLPLPDLGERPDGTPRGALMVARRGGSAHSR, from the coding sequence ATGTTCACCCCTCAGGGCCCGACCCTTCGCGAACTCGCCGTCCAGGCGCTCTCCTCCATCGAGCACGGCTACGACCTGCTCGCGCCCAAGTTCGACCACACGCCGTTCCGTACGCCGGAGCGGGTGCTGGACGCGGTGACCCGGGCGGTACGGCCGCTCGGCCCGTTCCGTAGGGGCGTCGACCTCTGCTGCGGCACCGGGGCCGGGGTGGGGGTGCTGCGGCAGGTGTGCGAGGAGCGGGTGACCGGGGTCGACTTCAGCGCGGGCATGCTCGCCGAGGCCGCGGCCCGGTTCGGTGACGATCCGCGCCCGGGACCCGCCGTCGGCTGGGTACGGGCCGACGCCCGCGCCCTCCCCTTCACCTCGGCGTTCGACCTGGCCGTGAGCTTCGGCGCGTTCGGGCACTTCCTGCCCGCCGAGCGCCCCGGACTCTTCGCCCAGGCCCACGCGGCGCTGCGACCCGGCGGCCTGTTCGTCTTCCCCGTGCCGGCGCCGCCGCCGGTCGGCTCGCGGCTGTACTGGACGCTGTGGGGCTTCGACGGCGTCATGCGGCTGCGCAACCTCGTACGCCGTCCGTCCTTCGTCATGTACTACCGCACCTTTCCCCTGCCGGATGTGCTGGCCGATCTGACCCGGGCCGGCTTCACGACCGAGCTGCTTCCCCTCCCGGACCTGGGCGAGCGGCCCGACGGAACGCCGCGGGGCGCGCTCATGGTCGCGCGCCGGGGCGGATCGGCGCATTCGCGGTAG
- a CDS encoding amino acid ABC transporter permease, translating to MTTGTIRKENGENGGGSPVGDTYTPSARRLERERFKRVRARRATAIAALSTLVTGGVLFVVITGSPGWQRTRETFFSAKYARMALPDVLDGLLLNLRLLAICGVCVLLLGLLLAVARTLRGPVFFPVRALATAYTDFFRGLPLIICLLMVVFGVPALRLQGVTNDPVVLGGTALVLTYSAYVAEVFRAGIESVHPSQRAAARSLGLSGAQTLRYVVLPQAVRRVVPPLLNDLVSLQKDTGLVSIAGAVDAVYAAQIIAGKYFNYTPYVVAGLVFVALTIPMTRFTDWVTARMDRRRAQGGTV from the coding sequence GTGACCACTGGCACCATCCGCAAGGAGAACGGCGAGAACGGCGGGGGGAGCCCCGTCGGGGACACGTACACCCCCTCGGCGCGGCGGCTGGAGCGCGAGCGCTTCAAACGGGTCCGGGCCCGCCGCGCCACCGCGATCGCCGCCCTCTCCACCCTGGTGACCGGCGGCGTCCTGTTCGTCGTCATCACCGGTTCGCCCGGCTGGCAGCGCACCCGCGAGACGTTCTTCAGCGCCAAGTACGCCCGCATGGCACTGCCGGACGTCCTCGACGGCCTGCTCCTCAACCTGCGGCTGCTGGCGATCTGCGGTGTCTGCGTCCTCCTGCTCGGCCTGCTCCTCGCCGTCGCCCGGACGCTGCGCGGCCCGGTCTTCTTCCCGGTCCGCGCGCTGGCCACCGCGTACACCGACTTCTTCCGCGGACTGCCCCTGATCATCTGCCTGCTGATGGTCGTCTTCGGCGTCCCGGCCCTCCGGCTCCAGGGCGTCACCAACGACCCGGTGGTGCTCGGCGGCACCGCGCTCGTCCTCACCTACTCCGCGTACGTGGCCGAGGTCTTCCGCGCGGGCATCGAGTCCGTCCACCCCTCGCAGCGGGCCGCCGCCCGTTCGCTGGGGCTGTCCGGCGCGCAGACGCTGCGGTACGTGGTGCTCCCGCAGGCGGTACGGCGCGTGGTGCCGCCGCTCCTCAACGACCTGGTCTCGCTCCAGAAGGACACGGGCCTCGTGTCGATCGCCGGCGCGGTCGACGCCGTCTACGCGGCGCAGATCATCGCCGGAAAGTACTTCAACTACACGCCGTACGTCGTCGCGGGCCTCGTCTTCGTCGCGCTGACGATCCCGATGACCCGCTTCACCGACTGGGTCACGGCCCGGATGGACCGGCGGCGCGCGCAGGGAGGGACCGTATGA
- a CDS encoding alcohol dehydrogenase catalytic domain-containing protein, producing the protein MRAVVANAVNTPLSRVERDVPDIGTGEVLVKMTACGVCFSDLRLIQGDYPFARFPVIPGHEITGTIAAVGDGVAGHRVGDAVGAQFLYDSDGSCDYCVSGDQILCPHKRITGVVADGGYAEYGVFKGAFVTPLPSGLDPVAAAPLMCAGLTAFNALRRADVHAGSRVAVVGAGGIGALAIRYAIAMGARVAVVGRSRRGDDRAKEMGAELFVAGAETDPAVALKEWDGGANVILNAAPATEAGNATVGGLAPGGTLVFCGYGSGPVTVPSQQMVLSRLRVTGSPSGSPHDLRDTLAFSAQHGILPEITPIDLDDAPAAVDGLATGARTHGRSVIAFD; encoded by the coding sequence ATGCGTGCAGTTGTTGCGAACGCGGTGAACACACCGCTGTCACGGGTCGAGCGGGATGTCCCCGACATCGGCACCGGGGAAGTCCTCGTCAAGATGACCGCGTGTGGAGTGTGTTTCTCCGATCTCAGACTGATCCAGGGCGATTACCCCTTCGCCCGGTTCCCGGTGATCCCCGGCCACGAGATCACCGGAACGATCGCCGCGGTGGGCGACGGCGTCGCGGGACACCGCGTCGGTGACGCCGTGGGGGCGCAGTTCCTCTACGACTCGGACGGCTCCTGCGACTACTGCGTCAGCGGCGACCAGATCCTCTGCCCCCACAAGCGGATCACCGGCGTCGTCGCCGACGGCGGCTACGCGGAGTACGGCGTGTTCAAGGGCGCGTTTGTCACACCGCTGCCGAGCGGGCTCGACCCCGTCGCGGCGGCCCCGCTGATGTGCGCGGGCCTCACCGCGTTCAACGCGCTGCGCCGGGCGGACGTCCACGCGGGCTCGCGCGTCGCGGTTGTCGGCGCGGGCGGCATCGGGGCCCTCGCCATCCGGTACGCCATCGCCATGGGAGCCCGCGTCGCCGTGGTCGGCCGCTCGCGGCGGGGCGACGACCGGGCCAAGGAGATGGGCGCGGAACTGTTCGTGGCCGGCGCCGAGACCGATCCGGCGGTGGCCCTCAAGGAGTGGGACGGCGGAGCGAACGTCATCCTGAACGCCGCCCCCGCCACCGAAGCCGGGAACGCCACCGTGGGCGGCCTCGCCCCCGGCGGCACCCTGGTCTTCTGCGGATACGGCTCCGGGCCGGTCACCGTGCCCAGCCAGCAGATGGTCCTCAGCCGGCTGCGTGTGACGGGCAGCCCGTCCGGCTCCCCCCACGACCTGCGCGACACGCTCGCCTTCTCGGCCCAGCACGGGATCCTCCCCGAGATCACCCCGATCGACCTGGACGACGCGCCCGCCGCCGTGGACGGGCTGGCCACCGGAGCCCGTACGCACGGCAGGTCGGTCATCGCGTTCGACTGA
- a CDS encoding NUDIX hydrolase, giving the protein MDVVGTPIIEALDGYRAQDPAEAADVRRVRELAGTAPDPWLRSNPLHATASALIVHPPSGRVLMRRHPGMGSWLQVGGHGDPGESEPLAVVLREGAEETGLTDLTPWPDASLVHVAVVPVPARRDEPAHEHADLRFVLATARPDDARPEHPDAPLRWLTPAEAVEDTALANVRDTIRRVERLLAAAGR; this is encoded by the coding sequence ATGGACGTTGTGGGCACACCGATCATCGAGGCGCTGGACGGATACCGCGCGCAGGACCCGGCGGAGGCGGCCGACGTACGGCGCGTCCGCGAACTGGCCGGGACCGCGCCGGATCCGTGGCTCCGCTCGAACCCCCTCCACGCGACGGCCTCCGCGCTGATCGTGCACCCGCCGAGCGGCCGGGTGCTGATGCGCCGGCACCCGGGAATGGGCTCGTGGTTGCAGGTGGGCGGCCACGGCGACCCGGGGGAGAGCGAACCCCTCGCCGTCGTCCTGCGCGAGGGCGCCGAGGAGACCGGGCTCACCGACCTGACACCGTGGCCGGACGCGTCGCTCGTCCACGTGGCGGTGGTGCCCGTCCCCGCCCGGCGCGACGAACCGGCCCACGAACACGCCGACCTGCGCTTCGTCCTGGCCACGGCCCGGCCCGACGACGCGCGCCCCGAGCACCCCGACGCGCCCCTGCGGTGGCTGACCCCCGCCGAGGCCGTGGAGGACACCGCGCTGGCCAACGTCCGCGACACGATCCGGCGCGTGGAGAGGCTGCTCGCCGCAGCCGGGCGCTGA
- a CDS encoding serine hydrolase, producing MPRIPPARRPASSARRRHALTTSSAVVLLMTGCAVAGGFDASAQSRPESELRVGGLGTLSLPASSPAPPSGVVPLLRTLFPDTPSIPSPSPQASRSTARAVVPADRDTLLSAKLHDTMASTPASLSVAVVDLDDTSRARYGVKAGRTYDTASIVKVDILAALLLKAQDEHRGLTAAERSYASSMIRVSDNAATDALWGIIGGAGGLDAANRRLGLRDTTAGAGGLWGLTQTTAPDQLILLSAVFGEDSPLTASSRSYARTLMGRIADGQDWGVSAAGKAVGLKNGWLPRSATGLWDINSIGEVTVDGHPYLLAVVSKGSVSMESGISLVERAAKAAVSALTA from the coding sequence ATGCCCCGCATTCCCCCCGCGCGGCGCCCCGCGTCCTCCGCGCGGCGCCGGCACGCCCTCACCACCTCGTCCGCGGTGGTCCTGCTCATGACCGGATGCGCGGTGGCGGGCGGGTTCGACGCGTCCGCGCAGAGCCGCCCGGAGTCGGAACTGAGGGTGGGCGGCCTCGGGACGCTGAGCCTGCCCGCTTCCTCACCGGCCCCGCCCTCAGGGGTCGTACCCCTGCTCCGGACCCTGTTCCCCGACACCCCGTCGATCCCGTCCCCGTCGCCCCAGGCGTCCAGGAGCACGGCACGGGCCGTCGTACCCGCCGACCGGGACACCCTCCTCTCCGCGAAGCTCCACGACACGATGGCGTCCACCCCGGCCTCCCTGTCCGTGGCGGTGGTGGACCTGGACGACACGAGCCGGGCGCGGTACGGAGTCAAGGCGGGCCGGACGTACGACACGGCGAGCATCGTCAAGGTCGACATCCTGGCGGCCCTGCTGCTCAAGGCGCAGGACGAACACCGCGGGCTCACCGCCGCGGAGAGGTCGTACGCGTCCTCGATGATCCGCGTCAGCGACAACGCGGCGACGGACGCCCTCTGGGGGATCATCGGCGGGGCCGGCGGTCTGGACGCCGCGAACCGCCGCCTGGGGCTCAGGGACACCACCGCGGGCGCGGGCGGGCTGTGGGGCCTGACCCAGACCACCGCCCCCGACCAGCTGATACTGCTCTCCGCGGTGTTCGGCGAGGACTCCCCGCTGACCGCCTCGTCCCGGTCCTACGCGCGGACGCTGATGGGACGGATAGCCGACGGCCAGGACTGGGGGGTCTCGGCGGCGGGCAAGGCCGTGGGGCTGAAGAACGGCTGGCTGCCGCGCAGCGCGACCGGGCTGTGGGACATCAACAGCATCGGCGAGGTCACCGTGGACGGACACCCCTACCTGCTCGCCGTGGTGTCGAAGGGCAGTGTCTCGATGGAGAGCGGGATCTCGCTGGTGGAGCGTGCGGCGAAGGCGGCCGTGTCGGCTCTGACCGCCTGA
- a CDS encoding ABC transporter substrate-binding protein — protein MHLRARIGFPALFVAAAVTVGGCAPQDDSASDDAASPGTSATAPACDKGKLATHTAGKLTIGTDKPAYAPWFQDDPANGKGFESAVAYSVAEALGYGKDQVVWQTVPFNNSFSPGAKDFDFDINQVSISDERKQAVDFSSGYYDVRQAVIALKSSPYAKAKTIADLKGAKLGAQVGTTSLDTINDVIKPGRKPAVYQKNDFAKSALRNKQVDAIVVDLPTAFYITGAEVTDAEVVGQFPNAGGATEQFGLVLDQGSKLTSCVTRAVDGLRGNGTLADLEKQWLSDAVDAPVLK, from the coding sequence ATGCACCTCAGAGCCCGAATCGGCTTTCCCGCCCTCTTTGTCGCCGCCGCTGTCACCGTCGGCGGCTGCGCCCCGCAGGACGACTCGGCGTCCGACGACGCCGCGTCCCCCGGAACGTCGGCCACCGCGCCGGCCTGCGACAAGGGGAAACTCGCCACGCACACCGCGGGCAAGCTGACGATCGGCACCGACAAGCCGGCGTACGCGCCCTGGTTCCAGGACGACCCGGCCAACGGCAAGGGATTCGAGTCCGCCGTCGCGTACTCCGTCGCCGAGGCCCTCGGGTACGGCAAGGACCAGGTCGTCTGGCAGACGGTGCCCTTCAACAACTCCTTCTCACCGGGTGCGAAGGACTTCGACTTCGACATCAACCAGGTCTCCATCAGCGACGAACGCAAGCAGGCCGTCGACTTCTCGTCCGGCTACTACGACGTGCGCCAGGCCGTCATCGCGCTGAAGAGCTCCCCGTACGCGAAGGCGAAGACGATCGCGGACCTCAAGGGCGCCAAACTGGGCGCCCAGGTCGGCACCACCAGCCTCGACACGATCAACGACGTCATCAAGCCCGGCCGGAAGCCGGCCGTCTACCAGAAGAACGACTTCGCCAAGTCGGCGCTGCGCAACAAGCAGGTCGACGCGATCGTCGTGGACCTGCCGACGGCCTTCTACATCACCGGCGCCGAGGTGACCGACGCCGAGGTCGTCGGCCAGTTCCCCAACGCGGGCGGCGCCACCGAGCAGTTCGGGCTCGTGCTCGACCAGGGCAGCAAGCTCACCTCCTGCGTCACCCGGGCCGTCGACGGGCTGCGCGGGAACGGCACGCTCGCGGACCTGGAGAAGCAGTGGCTGTCGGACGCGGTGGACGCTCCGGTGCTCAAGTGA
- a CDS encoding D-arabinono-1,4-lactone oxidase, producing MAFRAARVHRPATVDDLREIVASSHRVRALGSGHSFNTLADTTADLVSVAGLPPTVEVDPDALTVTVGAGLRFAAFTGAVHAAGLALHNLGSLPHISVAGACATGTHGSGIGNGSLATAVRAMDLVTADGGLRNLRRGEDDFAGAVVALGATGVVTRMTLALVPSYDVRQWVYDGLPYARLRERFEDVLSAAYSVSVFTRWQPDEKAQVWLKQRAGDTAAGSGPEYGEDRAPGRWLGATLADGPRHPVPGMDPVTCTPQSGAPGPWHERLPHFRPEFTPSNGDELQSEYFVAREDGPAAFDALARISDRIAPVLQVGEIRTLAADDLWLSPAYGRDSVAFHFTWIPDTGAVTPVLGAIEEALAPFGVRPHWGKLFTTGPERMRELYERYGDFERLTTRLDPAGVFRNELIARYFPR from the coding sequence ATCGCCTTCCGCGCGGCGCGGGTGCACCGCCCCGCCACCGTGGACGACCTGCGGGAGATCGTCGCGAGCAGCCACCGCGTACGGGCACTGGGCAGCGGGCACTCCTTCAACACCCTCGCGGACACCACCGCCGACCTGGTGTCGGTGGCAGGCCTGCCACCGACCGTGGAGGTCGACCCGGACGCCCTGACGGTGACGGTCGGCGCGGGACTGCGCTTCGCCGCGTTCACCGGGGCCGTGCACGCCGCGGGCCTCGCGCTCCACAACCTCGGCTCGCTCCCGCACATCTCCGTCGCCGGCGCCTGCGCCACCGGCACCCACGGCTCCGGTATCGGCAACGGCTCGCTGGCCACCGCCGTACGTGCGATGGACCTCGTCACCGCCGACGGCGGGCTGCGCAACCTCCGCCGCGGCGAGGACGACTTCGCGGGAGCGGTGGTCGCGCTGGGGGCCACCGGCGTCGTCACCCGGATGACACTCGCTCTCGTACCGTCCTACGACGTCAGGCAATGGGTGTACGACGGGCTGCCGTACGCGCGGCTGCGTGAGCGTTTCGAGGACGTCCTGTCCGCCGCGTACAGCGTCAGTGTGTTCACCCGCTGGCAGCCGGACGAGAAGGCCCAGGTCTGGCTCAAGCAGCGGGCCGGTGACACCGCCGCCGGTTCCGGTCCCGAGTACGGCGAGGACCGGGCGCCCGGCCGCTGGCTGGGCGCGACCCTGGCCGACGGCCCCCGCCACCCCGTGCCGGGCATGGACCCGGTGACCTGCACCCCCCAGTCGGGCGCCCCGGGACCTTGGCACGAGCGGCTCCCCCACTTCCGGCCCGAGTTCACCCCGAGCAACGGCGACGAGCTCCAGAGCGAGTACTTCGTGGCGCGCGAGGACGGCCCCGCCGCCTTCGACGCCCTGGCACGGATCAGCGACCGGATCGCGCCCGTCCTCCAGGTCGGCGAGATCCGCACGCTCGCGGCCGACGACCTGTGGCTGAGTCCGGCGTACGGACGCGACTCGGTGGCCTTCCACTTCACCTGGATCCCCGACACCGGGGCCGTCACCCCCGTGCTCGGCGCCATCGAGGAGGCACTGGCTCCGTTCGGTGTGCGGCCGCACTGGGGCAAGCTGTTCACCACCGGCCCCGAGCGGATGAGGGAGCTGTACGAGCGCTACGGCGACTTCGAGCGGCTGACCACCCGGCTGGATCCCGCAGGGGTGTTCCGCAACGAGCTGATCGCGCGGTACTTCCCCCGCTGA
- a CDS encoding SDR family NAD(P)-dependent oxidoreductase produces MGKTIIITGAGSGFGALAARALADAGHTVYAVMRDTTGRNAKRVDEAKTYAEEHRVDLRTVELDVLSQDSADTAVNTVLAASGLLDVVVHNAGHMVVGPAEAFTAEELTGVYDTNVLGAQRVNRAALPHLRSRRDGLLLWVGSSSAKGGTPPYLGPYFAAKAAEDALAVTYAAELARFNIETTIVVPGSFTTGTQHFATSGRPADRTVIPAYEEEYAGLMGQVSGRPADLAPDDADVSQVAAAVVEVVDTEHGKRPFRVHVDPADDGSGTVSAVADHIRAEFLTRIGLEDLLVPH; encoded by the coding sequence ATGGGAAAGACGATCATCATCACAGGCGCCGGCTCCGGATTCGGGGCTCTGGCGGCCCGCGCGCTGGCCGACGCCGGCCACACCGTGTACGCGGTGATGCGCGACACGACCGGCCGGAACGCCAAGCGGGTCGACGAGGCCAAGACGTATGCCGAGGAACACCGGGTGGACCTGCGCACCGTCGAACTCGACGTCCTGTCGCAGGACTCCGCCGACACCGCCGTCAACACCGTCCTGGCGGCTTCGGGGCTGCTGGACGTGGTGGTGCACAACGCCGGTCACATGGTCGTCGGCCCCGCCGAGGCCTTCACCGCGGAGGAGCTGACCGGCGTCTACGACACCAATGTGCTGGGCGCCCAGCGGGTGAACCGCGCCGCCCTGCCCCACCTGCGGTCCCGCCGCGACGGCCTGCTCCTCTGGGTCGGCTCCAGCTCCGCCAAGGGCGGCACCCCGCCCTACCTCGGCCCCTACTTCGCGGCCAAGGCCGCCGAGGACGCGCTGGCCGTCACGTACGCCGCCGAGCTGGCCCGCTTCAACATCGAGACGACCATCGTCGTGCCCGGGTCCTTCACCACCGGGACCCAGCACTTCGCGACCAGCGGCCGGCCCGCCGACCGGACGGTGATCCCCGCCTATGAGGAGGAGTACGCGGGGCTGATGGGCCAGGTCTCCGGGCGGCCGGCCGATCTGGCCCCGGACGACGCGGACGTGTCGCAGGTCGCCGCCGCGGTCGTGGAGGTCGTGGACACCGAGCACGGCAAGCGGCCCTTCCGCGTCCATGTCGACCCGGCCGACGACGGCAGCGGCACGGTGAGCGCCGTGGCCGACCACATCCGCGCCGAGTTCCTCACCCGTATCGGCCTGGAGGATCTGCTGGTCCCGCACTGA
- a CDS encoding amino acid ABC transporter ATP-binding protein, protein MTADRNDRNGATPVLRLESVRKTFGRDRVILRDVSLDVPQHTVTALIGASGSGKSTLLRCANLLEEIDDGAIFLDGEEITDPRADPDAVRRRIGVVFQAYNLFPHMTVLQNVTLAPRRVLGVERAEAEAGARELLARLGLADKAGEYPDRLSGGQQQRAAIVRALAVRPRLLLLDEITAALDPELVGEVLSVVRDLKGEGMTMVLATHEMGFAREVADQVCFLDDGVVLERGTPAEVFGAPREHRTQQFLRRIVEAGRL, encoded by the coding sequence ATGACGGCCGACCGAAACGACCGGAACGGGGCCACCCCCGTGCTGCGGCTGGAGTCCGTACGCAAGACCTTCGGCCGGGACCGCGTCATCCTGCGGGACGTCAGCCTCGACGTCCCGCAGCACACCGTGACGGCGCTGATCGGCGCCTCGGGCTCCGGCAAGTCGACGCTCCTGCGGTGCGCCAACCTCTTGGAGGAGATCGACGACGGGGCGATCTTCCTCGACGGCGAGGAGATCACCGACCCCCGGGCCGACCCGGACGCGGTGCGCCGCCGTATCGGCGTCGTCTTCCAGGCGTACAACCTCTTCCCGCACATGACGGTCCTCCAGAACGTCACCCTCGCCCCCCGCCGGGTCCTCGGCGTCGAGCGCGCCGAGGCGGAGGCGGGCGCGCGCGAACTGCTCGCCCGGCTGGGCCTGGCCGACAAGGCGGGGGAGTACCCGGACCGCCTCAGCGGCGGCCAGCAGCAGCGCGCGGCGATCGTCAGGGCCCTGGCGGTACGGCCCCGGCTGCTGCTCCTCGACGAGATCACGGCGGCGCTCGACCCCGAGTTGGTGGGCGAGGTGCTGTCGGTCGTACGGGACCTCAAGGGCGAGGGCATGACGATGGTGCTGGCCACCCACGAGATGGGCTTCGCCCGGGAGGTCGCGGACCAGGTGTGCTTCCTGGACGACGGCGTGGTGCTGGAACGCGGCACCCCGGCCGAGGTCTTCGGCGCACCGCGCGAGCACCGCACCCAGCAGTTCCTGCGCCGGATCGTGGAGGCGGGCCGGCTCTGA
- a CDS encoding class I SAM-dependent methyltransferase, producing MDHGTPRTVALSAVPETLLWNLYHRSFAARQPVAAFEDPHAVTLVDSIDYPFEETFGPPSPFLAQGQALRVLTFDSVVRDFLAEHPDGTVVALGEGLETQFWRVDNGRVHWLSVDLPETVAVRRDLLPDGERRRTLACSALDPAWMNEVDTSRGVLVTAQGLLMYLRPAEVRELIARCAERFPGGALVFDAVPRWFSTRTAHGGMTTVQGYTTPPMPWGMNAGELRKVFTAHPGISEVREVPVPRGHGVFFGAVAPLARRVPGVRNLRPTMTVLTRFAPR from the coding sequence ATGGACCACGGGACACCACGAACGGTCGCGCTCTCCGCCGTCCCGGAGACGCTGCTGTGGAATCTCTACCACCGCTCGTTCGCGGCCCGGCAGCCGGTCGCCGCGTTCGAGGACCCGCACGCGGTCACGCTCGTGGACTCCATCGACTATCCCTTCGAGGAGACGTTCGGGCCGCCGAGCCCGTTCCTCGCGCAGGGCCAGGCGCTGCGGGTGCTGACCTTCGACTCGGTGGTACGGGACTTCCTCGCCGAACACCCCGACGGCACGGTCGTCGCGCTGGGCGAAGGACTGGAGACCCAGTTCTGGCGGGTGGACAACGGGCGCGTGCACTGGCTCTCCGTCGACCTGCCGGAGACGGTGGCCGTCCGGCGGGACCTGCTGCCCGACGGTGAGCGGCGCCGTACGCTCGCCTGTTCCGCCCTCGATCCCGCGTGGATGAACGAGGTCGACACCTCCCGGGGTGTCCTCGTCACCGCGCAGGGACTGCTGATGTACCTGCGCCCGGCCGAGGTGCGGGAGCTGATCGCCCGGTGCGCCGAGCGCTTCCCGGGGGGCGCGCTCGTCTTCGACGCGGTGCCGCGCTGGTTCAGCACGCGGACGGCGCACGGCGGGATGACCACCGTGCAGGGCTACACCACCCCGCCGATGCCGTGGGGCATGAACGCGGGCGAGCTGCGGAAGGTCTTCACCGCGCATCCGGGCATCAGCGAGGTGCGGGAAGTGCCGGTCCCCCGGGGTCACGGGGTGTTCTTCGGCGCGGTGGCTCCTCTCGCCCGCCGTGTGCCGGGTGTACGGAACCTGCGGCCGACCATGACCGTCCTGACGCGTTTCGCACCGCGCTGA